One Archocentrus centrarchus isolate MPI-CPG fArcCen1 chromosome 14, fArcCen1, whole genome shotgun sequence DNA window includes the following coding sequences:
- the kcnj1b gene encoding ATP-sensitive inward rectifier potassium channel 1b — translation MVSQSSSRMFQLLQGHNQPAGQRSGRTRLVTKDGHCNIEFGNIEYGNQFAYLVDFWTTFVEIRWRFVLFLFVAAFTGSWFIFSLVWYWIAKSNGDMAGQNRTDGHVQCIDNVNGLTTAFLYSLETQTTIGYGGRALTGHCAGTVVLIVIQSLLGVFINCFMCGIILAKISLPKKRAKTVTFSHTAVICLKKGSLCLLIRVANLRKTLLIGSQIYGKLLRTTITPDGETIILDQVDIDFMVDAGKDNLFFVCPLTLYHVINRSSPFYDLSADTLPHQDFELVVFLDGTAESTSSSCQVRTSYIPQEIQWGYSFLPIISRTKTGKYCVDFSNFSKSVRVTTPHCAHCFEADVDQRNHNNHNQENHNDQLKRGIDNLGFQVIDIHDSVDVTTM, via the coding sequence CTCCAGGATGTTCCAGCTGCTCCAGGGTCACAACCAGCCAGCTGGACAACGAAGCGGCAGAACTCGCCTGGTCACCAAAGATGGGCACTGCAACATCGAGTTCGGCAACATTGAATATGGTAACCAGTTTGCGTACCTGGTGGACTTCTGGACCACCTTTGTGGAAATCCGCTGGCGGTTTGTTCTCTTCTTGTTTGTGGCTGCGTTCACAGGCAGctggtttattttcagtttggtGTGGTACTGGATCGCAAAGAGCAATGGGGACATGGCTGGACAGAACCGCACAGATGGACACGTCCAGTGTATAGACAATGTTAACGGACTCACAACGGCGTTCCTGTACTCATTAGAGACCCAAACCACCATTGGTTATGGAGGCAGGGCACTGACTGGGCACTGTGCTGGCACAGTGGTTCTAATTGTCATCCAGTCTCTACTTGGGGTCTTCATCAACTGTTTCATGTGTGGTATCATCCTGGCTAAGATCTCTTTACCCAAAAAAAGGGCAAAGACTGTGACCTTTAGCCACACAGCTGTTATCTGCTTGAAGAAAGGAAGTCTATGTCTCTTGATCAGAGTAGCTAACCTTCGAAAGACCTTATTAATCGGAAGCCAGATTTACGGCAAACTGCTCAGGACAACGATCACACCAGATGGAGAGACCATCATCTTGGATCAAGTGGACATTGACTTTATGGTTGATGCTGGCAAGGataacttgttttttgtttgcccCTTGACCTTGTACCATGTGATTAATAGGTCAAGCCCATTCTATGATCTGTCAGCTGACACTCTTCCTCATCAGGACTTTGAGTTGGTGGTCTTTTTAGATGGGACAGCCGAGTCCACCAGCTCCTCCTGTCAGGTCCGCACCTCCTACATCCCACAGGAGATCCAGTGGGGATACAGCTTCCTGCCCATCATCTCCCGCACCAAGACGGGAAAGTATTGTGTGGATTTCTCTAACTTTTCCAAGAGTGTCAGGGTCACCACACCACACTGCGCCCACTGCTTCGAGGCCGACGTAGACCAGAGAAACCACAACAACCACAACCAAGAAAATCACAATGACCAACTGAAGAGGGGGATCGATAACCTCGGCTTTCAGGTGATTGACATACACGACTCTGTGGACGTCACTACAATGTGA